One window of Campylobacter avium LMG 24591 genomic DNA carries:
- a CDS encoding iron-sulfur cluster assembly scaffold protein, with product MGKHNLIGGSIWDEYSQKVQDAMNNPKHMGELSEEDAKRTNTKLIIADFGAESCGDAVRLYWLVDEKTNIIKDAKFKSFGCGTAIASSETMVELCIGKTVDEAVKITNLDVEFAMRDNPDTPAVPPQKMHCSVMAYDVIKQAAAQYKGVDADSFEDQIIVCECARVSLGTIKEVIKLNDLKTVEEITQYTKAGGFCKSCIKAGGHEAREYYLVDILAETRAEMDKERLKEAMKDDVAFDDMTLVKQIKAVETVLDSEVRPMLHSDGGDLEVIDIQKGQNGILDVYIRYLGACSGCSSGSGATLYAIENILQEELSPNLRVLPV from the coding sequence ATGGGAAAACATAATTTAATAGGTGGTTCCATTTGGGACGAGTACTCACAAAAGGTTCAAGACGCTATGAATAACCCAAAACACATGGGTGAGTTAAGCGAAGAGGACGCGAAAAGAACAAACACAAAGCTAATAATTGCTGATTTTGGTGCTGAAAGCTGCGGCGATGCGGTTAGACTTTATTGGCTAGTTGATGAAAAGACAAATATCATAAAAGACGCTAAATTTAAGAGTTTTGGTTGCGGTACTGCCATAGCAAGTTCTGAGACTATGGTTGAGCTTTGCATAGGTAAAACTGTGGATGAAGCTGTTAAGATAACAAATTTAGATGTTGAATTTGCCATGAGAGATAATCCCGACACGCCAGCCGTTCCGCCTCAAAAAATGCACTGTTCCGTTATGGCTTACGATGTTATAAAGCAAGCTGCGGCACAGTATAAGGGAGTGGATGCTGATAGTTTTGAGGACCAGATTATAGTATGTGAGTGTGCTAGAGTAAGCCTTGGCACCATAAAAGAAGTGATAAAACTTAATGATTTAAAAACCGTTGAAGAAATTACCCAGTATACAAAGGCTGGCGGTTTTTGCAAATCCTGTATAAAAGCTGGCGGACACGAGGCCAGAGAGTATTACTTGGTAGATATTTTAGCTGAAACTAGGGCTGAAATGGATAAGGAAAGACTAAAAGAGGCGATGAAAGATGATGTGGCCTTTGATGATATGACCTTGGTTAAGCAGATAAAAGCCGTTGAAACTGTTTTAGATAGCGAGGTAAGGCCGATGCTACACAGCGATGGCGGCGATTTAGAGGTTATAGACATACAAAAGGGACAAAATGGAATTTTAGATGTTTATATACGATATCTTGGTGCTTGCAGCGGCTGTTCTAGCGGAAGCGGAGCTACACTTTATGCTATAGAAAATATCTTACAAGAGGAGTTAAGCCCGAATTTAAGGGTCTTGCCTGTGTGA
- a CDS encoding NifS family cysteine desulfurase encodes MKVYLDNNATTKLDDNAYELMLPFLKDNYGNPNSLHQWGSATHPALKKAMDTLYEELNASDLDDIIVTSCATESINWVMKGVYFDRIFNKDRNEVIISSVEHPAVVASANFLKSLGVKVIDLPVNEEGLSTPKDLKEVISDKTALVSVMWANNETGMIFDIKEMAEISHQYGALFHTDATQAVGKIKVNLLDSWVDFASFSAHKFHGPKGIGGLYIKNGIELSPLLHGGEHMGGRRSGTLNVAFIVAMAEALRIANTMLNFEDSHIRKLRDKLEDAILKIPDTTVVGSREKRVPNTILASIKGVEGEAMLWDLNKNGIAASTGSACASEDLESNPIMEAIGAENDLAHTALRLSLSRYNTEEEIEYAITQIQNATKRLRAISSTYAHKG; translated from the coding sequence TTGAAAGTATACTTAGATAACAACGCTACAACAAAGCTTGATGATAATGCTTATGAGCTTATGCTACCCTTTTTAAAAGATAATTATGGCAATCCTAACAGCTTGCACCAGTGGGGTTCGGCAACTCATCCGGCATTAAAAAAGGCTATGGATACATTGTACGAAGAGCTTAATGCCAGCGATTTAGACGATATAATCGTAACTTCCTGTGCTACTGAAAGCATTAATTGGGTTATGAAAGGTGTGTATTTTGATAGAATTTTTAACAAGGATAGAAACGAGGTTATAATTTCTAGCGTAGAGCACCCAGCAGTAGTTGCTTCGGCTAATTTTTTAAAATCCCTTGGAGTAAAGGTTATAGATTTGCCCGTAAATGAAGAAGGGCTTTCTACTCCTAAGGACTTAAAAGAGGTCATTAGCGATAAAACCGCTCTTGTAAGTGTGATGTGGGCTAATAACGAAACGGGCATGATTTTTGACATTAAAGAAATGGCTGAAATTTCGCACCAATACGGTGCTTTATTTCACACAGACGCTACTCAGGCTGTTGGCAAGATTAAGGTGAATTTGCTTGATAGTTGGGTTGATTTTGCTTCCTTTTCAGCACATAAATTTCACGGACCTAAGGGCATTGGAGGGCTTTATATAAAAAATGGCATAGAGCTTAGCCCTTTGCTTCACGGTGGTGAGCATATGGGCGGACGCAGAAGTGGAACCTTAAATGTTGCTTTTATAGTGGCTATGGCTGAGGCACTTAGAATAGCAAACACCATGCTAAATTTCGAGGATTCTCACATAAGAAAATTAAGAGATAAATTAGAGGATGCGATTCTTAAAATTCCTGATACGACCGTTGTTGGCAGTAGGGAAAAAAGAGTGCCAAACACCATCTTAGCTAGCATTAAGGGTGTTGAAGGCGAGGCTATGCTTTGGGACTTAAATAAAAACGGCATAGCTGCAAGTACGGGTTCAGCCTGTGCTAGCGAGGATTTAGAAAGTAACCCTATAATGGAAGCCATAGGGGCTGAAAATGACCTAGCACACACGGCTTTAAGGCTTTCTTTGTCAAGGTACAACACAGAGGAAGAGATTGAATATGCGATAACTCAAATTCAAAACGCTACTAAAAGACTAAGAGCTATTTCAAGCACTTATGCACATAAAGGATAA
- a CDS encoding SIR2 family NAD-dependent protein deacylase, with protein MKKVMILSGAGLSAESGLKTFRDNNGLWEEYDVMEVCSATGFRKDPKKVLDFYNKRRVQLKDVKPNHAHKLIAELKAEFKEQIFVLTQNVDDLLERAKCEDVIHLHGFLPELVCTSCKSIFNIGYKEQVSTTCPKCEKPSLRHNIVMFEERAPQYERLYELLEKTSLFVCIGTSGAVLPVGHFARACEKSILNNLENDENLSKYFDKIYTKKACEAIDEIAADIRAFLKG; from the coding sequence ATGAAAAAAGTTATGATTTTAAGCGGTGCTGGGCTTAGTGCTGAAAGTGGGCTTAAAACCTTTAGAGATAATAATGGACTTTGGGAAGAATACGATGTGATGGAGGTTTGCTCAGCCACAGGCTTTAGAAAAGATCCTAAAAAAGTGCTTGACTTTTATAATAAAAGAAGAGTGCAGCTAAAAGATGTGAAGCCAAATCACGCTCACAAGCTAATTGCTGAGTTAAAAGCTGAATTTAAAGAGCAAATTTTCGTACTAACTCAAAATGTGGATGATTTGCTAGAAAGGGCAAAATGCGAAGATGTGATACATTTACACGGCTTTTTGCCAGAGCTTGTTTGCACTTCTTGTAAAAGCATTTTTAACATAGGCTACAAAGAACAAGTTAGCACAACTTGTCCTAAGTGCGAAAAGCCATCTTTAAGACATAATATAGTTATGTTTGAAGAAAGAGCGCCGCAGTATGAAAGACTATACGAGCTTTTAGAAAAAACCTCTCTTTTTGTTTGCATAGGCACAAGCGGAGCGGTTTTGCCTGTGGGGCATTTTGCTAGAGCTTGTGAAAAAAGCATTTTAAATAATTTAGAAAATGATGAAAATTTAAGCAAGTATTTTGATAAAATCTACACAAAAAAAGCTTGCGAGGCTATCGATGAGATAGCCGCTGATATAAGGGCTTTTCTTAAAGGATAA
- a CDS encoding LysE family transporter, translated as MFASFFQGLMLGFGVAVPFGPMNILILSNALKSFKNAFFLGLGAMSADIFYFCLLLFGLLKFLNSELIHKILAIFGFCFLTYLAFLSIRTKPKNLELKESKDNENIFKSFFKGFFLNLSNPYIISFWISISSFLSKEKYYLVLGFGLFIAILIWVFCLSFFVSKFADKFNAKVLFYINLVSALIIEYFALALLYKTFFAQ; from the coding sequence ATGTTTGCTTCTTTTTTTCAAGGACTTATGCTAGGCTTTGGCGTGGCTGTGCCTTTTGGACCTATGAATATACTTATCTTAAGCAATGCTTTAAAATCTTTTAAAAATGCCTTTTTTCTGGGCTTAGGAGCTATGAGTGCTGATATATTTTACTTTTGTTTGCTTCTTTTTGGGCTTTTGAAATTCTTAAACAGCGAATTAATCCATAAAATTCTAGCAATTTTTGGCTTTTGCTTTTTAACTTACCTAGCCTTTTTAAGCATAAGAACAAAGCCTAAAAATTTAGAGTTAAAAGAAAGCAAGGACAATGAAAATATTTTTAAAAGCTTTTTCAAAGGCTTTTTCTTAAATTTAAGCAACCCCTACATCATAAGCTTTTGGATTAGCATATCCTCCTTTTTAAGCAAGGAAAAATACTACCTCGTGCTTGGTTTTGGACTTTTTATAGCTATACTTATCTGGGTTTTTTGCCTTAGCTTTTTTGTTTCAAAATTTGCTGATAAATTTAATGCCAAAGTGCTTTTTTACATAAATTTGGTCTCAGCCCTGATAATAGAGTATTTCGCCCTTGCGCTACTTTATAAGACATTTTTTGCACAATAA
- the dapE gene encoding succinyl-diaminopimelate desuccinylase, producing the protein MKNLLLELLKFKSITPKDDGALNYIAMQFVDFEAFFIEKEGVKNLILTKEFNKEGEHLAFCGHIDVVPPGEGWDSEPFKPLQKDGFIYARGAADMKSGLAAFLSASLEAKNFKGSRLSILITSDEEGEAKYGTAEILSFLKEKNLLPDYVVVAEPSCEQKLGDSLKIGRRGSINGKIIIKGKQGHVAYPQNAINPIHELAPALKLLAGFDLDPGDEIFAPSKIVISNIKAGIGVSNVSPNELELMFNVRNSPQTSLDDVKTYVDKILEGLNYELELKQSSEPFLTNKDSKIVTKLNHSIQKILNEVPEFNTKGGTSDARFFAKYGIDVVEFGACNESIHAANERVSIDEYEKLCLIFKDLIENFN; encoded by the coding sequence ATGAAAAATCTTTTACTTGAACTTTTAAAATTTAAATCGATCACTCCAAAAGATGACGGAGCGCTAAACTATATAGCTATGCAATTTGTTGATTTTGAAGCCTTTTTCATAGAAAAAGAAGGAGTTAAAAATTTAATCTTAACAAAGGAATTTAACAAAGAGGGAGAACACCTAGCCTTTTGCGGACATATAGATGTGGTGCCACCGGGCGAGGGCTGGGACAGTGAGCCTTTTAAACCTTTGCAAAAGGATGGTTTTATATACGCAAGAGGTGCTGCTGATATGAAAAGCGGTTTAGCTGCTTTTTTATCCGCTAGCTTAGAGGCTAAGAATTTCAAAGGCTCAAGACTTTCTATCTTAATAACCAGCGATGAAGAAGGAGAGGCAAAGTATGGCACAGCTGAAATTTTAAGCTTTTTAAAGGAAAAAAATCTTTTGCCTGATTATGTGGTGGTGGCTGAGCCAAGCTGTGAGCAAAAACTTGGAGATAGCTTAAAGATAGGCCGCCGTGGCTCTATAAATGGTAAAATTATCATAAAGGGCAAACAAGGACATGTGGCTTATCCTCAAAATGCCATAAATCCCATCCACGAGCTAGCTCCTGCTTTAAAGCTTTTAGCAGGATTTGACCTTGATCCGGGCGATGAAATTTTTGCTCCTTCTAAAATCGTTATAAGCAACATAAAAGCAGGTATTGGAGTAAGCAATGTAAGCCCTAATGAGCTTGAGTTGATGTTTAATGTTAGAAATTCGCCCCAAACTAGCCTTGATGATGTAAAGACTTATGTTGATAAAATTTTGGAGGGTTTAAACTATGAACTTGAGTTAAAACAAAGCTCAGAGCCATTTTTAACCAATAAAGACAGTAAGATAGTTACAAAGCTAAATCACAGCATACAAAAAATACTTAACGAGGTGCCTGAATTTAACACTAAGGGCGGAACTAGCGATGCTAGATTTTTTGCAAAATACGGCATAGATGTGGTTGAATTTGGAGCTTGCAATGAGAGCATACACGCTGCAAATGAAAGAGTGAGCATAGATGAGTATGAAAAACTTTGTCTTATCTTTAAGGATTTGATAGAGAATTTTAACTAG